The following proteins are encoded in a genomic region of Synechococcus sp. CBW1002:
- a CDS encoding L,D-transpeptidase — protein sequence MVELIAAIVVDLSDQKLYAYGAADTLLRTVPVSTGLASSPTPTGEGKVYGKHRSVTMRGSSFVAPNVPWALCVTPDQVICLHGAPWQEAAGQRFGVPRSHGCVRVPSPHARWLFEHTPLGTPVTIRP from the coding sequence ATGGTGGAGCTGATTGCCGCGATCGTGGTCGACCTCTCCGACCAGAAGCTCTACGCCTACGGCGCGGCAGACACGCTGCTGCGCACCGTGCCGGTCAGCACCGGGCTGGCGTCGAGTCCGACCCCCACCGGTGAGGGGAAGGTCTACGGCAAGCACCGCAGCGTCACCATGCGCGGCAGCAGCTTCGTGGCGCCGAATGTGCCGTGGGCCCTCTGTGTCACACCGGATCAGGTGATCTGCCTGCACGGTGCCCCCTGGCAGGAGGCCGCCGGTCAGCGCTTCGGGGTGCCGCGCAGCCACGGCTGCGTGCGCGTGCCCAGCCCCCACGCCCGCTGGCTGTTCGAGCACACCCCCCTCGGCACGCCGGTGACGATCCGCCCCTGA
- a CDS encoding MFS transporter — protein MSDKSTSALAVPFLGVLASLQLIDPTVANTALVKAGAALHMQGATLALAASISTLAQAATVLLMGFLGDRLGRRKVLMGSLLLSIAGDGIALAAPGAALFLLGRALVGIGVGAVLALTFASVRCVSRPDQLGKALGLWNLLIIAGFIGGSLLGGVLADTSWRLALGLVPLIALLCLPLVPLLLPDMPANAALRADWPGLVSIALAMVLFLSGVSHAVSGFTAPQFLLPTLGGVAVFGVHVWIERRRQEPIFPVGLYGRGCFAAAIVSGIAWNFAQAVVQLQTSNFWQTVQRYSTSQVALAQLPLLICFAAGGVVAGRLMAPGRRTNQLMAGGILVLVLGLVLLAGVRADTPYASFILPLLLVGTGLAFLSVPQSALFVQEAPQRYFGSVTAFRTTTGQLGFALGFAASGALVNGFGFASLRDRLLQLGARPEQIPALEAKVRAALSSGVLTHSHGAPSKAIEVITSSYASGLAGTMLVVALLVALLGAISLLLLVIGNQQRQLEA, from the coding sequence ATGAGCGACAAATCCACGAGCGCCCTGGCGGTGCCCTTTCTGGGAGTGCTGGCCAGCCTGCAGCTGATCGATCCCACGGTGGCCAACACGGCCCTGGTGAAGGCGGGGGCGGCCTTGCACATGCAGGGCGCCACCCTGGCCCTGGCGGCCAGCATCTCCACCCTCGCCCAGGCCGCCACCGTGCTGCTGATGGGCTTTCTGGGCGATCGCCTGGGCCGTCGCAAGGTGCTGATGGGCAGCTTGCTGCTCTCGATCGCCGGGGATGGCATCGCCCTGGCGGCCCCCGGCGCGGCCCTGTTTCTGCTGGGACGCGCCCTGGTGGGCATCGGCGTGGGCGCCGTACTCGCCCTCACCTTTGCCTCGGTCCGCTGCGTGAGCCGGCCCGACCAGCTGGGCAAGGCCCTGGGCCTGTGGAACCTTCTGATCATTGCGGGCTTCATCGGCGGCTCGCTGCTGGGCGGTGTGCTGGCCGACACCAGCTGGCGCCTGGCCCTCGGCCTGGTGCCCCTGATCGCGCTGCTGTGCCTGCCGCTGGTGCCGCTGCTGCTGCCCGACATGCCCGCCAACGCGGCCCTGCGGGCCGACTGGCCAGGCCTGGTCAGCATCGCTCTGGCGATGGTGCTGTTTCTCAGTGGGGTCAGCCATGCGGTGAGCGGGTTCACGGCGCCCCAGTTCCTCCTCCCGACCCTGGGCGGTGTGGCGGTGTTCGGCGTGCACGTGTGGATCGAGCGCCGCCGCCAGGAGCCGATCTTTCCGGTGGGGCTCTACGGCCGCGGCTGCTTTGCCGCCGCCATCGTGAGCGGGATCGCCTGGAACTTCGCTCAGGCGGTGGTGCAGCTGCAGACCAGCAACTTCTGGCAGACGGTGCAGCGCTACAGCACCAGCCAGGTGGCTCTGGCCCAGCTACCGCTGTTGATCTGCTTTGCCGCCGGCGGTGTGGTGGCGGGCCGGCTGATGGCGCCGGGGCGTCGCACCAACCAGCTGATGGCGGGCGGCATCCTCGTTCTCGTGCTGGGGCTTGTGTTGCTGGCGGGGGTGCGTGCGGATACTCCCTACGCCTCGTTCATCCTGCCCTTGCTGCTGGTGGGTACGGGTCTGGCCTTCCTGTCGGTGCCCCAGTCGGCCCTGTTCGTACAGGAGGCGCCGCAGCGCTATTTCGGATCGGTGACCGCCTTTCGCACCACCACCGGTCAGCTGGGTTTTGCTCTGGGCTTTGCCGCCAGCGGGGCCCTGGTCAATGGCTTTGGCTTTGCCAGCCTGCGGGACCGCCTGCTCCAGCTGGGCGCCAGGCCGGAGCAGATCCCCGCGCTGGAGGCCAAGGTGCGGGCAGCCCTGAGCAGCGGCGTGCTCACCCACAGCCATGGGGCCCCGTCGAAGGCCATCGAGGTGATCACCAGCTCCTACGCCAGCGGCCTGGCGGGCACGATGCTCGTGGTGGCGCTGCTGGTCGCGTTGTTGGGGGCGATCAGCCTGCTGCTCCTGGTGATCGGCAACCAACAGCGGCAGCTGGAGGCCTGA